A single genomic interval of Acidobacteriota bacterium harbors:
- the vsr gene encoding DNA mismatch endonuclease Vsr, protein MVKATKTPEASSQAVRDRMQGTRRRDTACERAIRSAVHRSGLRFRVDWTIPGTRRRADLAFVTPRVLVFVDGCFWHGCPVHATWPKANAAWWRQKIESNRQRDRDASRRLQLAGWRVVRVWEHEPPDRAARRIVTVVERRRRQSISQRTL, encoded by the coding sequence ATGGTGAAGGCGACGAAGACGCCTGAAGCATCGAGTCAGGCGGTTCGAGATCGAATGCAGGGAACCAGGCGGCGAGACACCGCCTGCGAGCGGGCCATCAGGAGCGCTGTCCATCGAAGCGGACTCCGCTTTCGTGTCGACTGGACGATTCCAGGCACTCGGCGGCGAGCCGACCTCGCATTCGTCACACCACGCGTGCTGGTCTTCGTCGACGGCTGCTTCTGGCACGGATGTCCCGTGCACGCGACATGGCCGAAGGCCAACGCCGCCTGGTGGCGGCAGAAGATCGAATCCAACAGGCAACGCGACAGGGACGCATCACGGCGCCTGCAACTCGCCGGCTGGCGCGTGGTACGTGTGTGGGAGCATGAACCGCCCGATCGAGCCGCCCGGCGTATCGTGACGGTCGTCGAGCGGCGACGCCGTCAGTCGATCAGCCAGCGCACCTTGTAG